The following coding sequences are from one Gossypium hirsutum isolate 1008001.06 chromosome A12, Gossypium_hirsutum_v2.1, whole genome shotgun sequence window:
- the LOC107926612 gene encoding anthocyanidin 3-O-glucosyltransferase 5, with product MLALVFVSDMESKLETHVVLLSSPGLGHLTPVLELAKRLATLSNSKVTIFVVPSLSAAESLVIQSFMSLNLCRIILLPPPDISHLVHADAAVVTRIVVIMREIKPAFSSAVSALSVPPTLLIVDLFGYESMDIADQFKIPKFVYIPSHAWFLALTLYLPVLDEVVKGEYVDEKDALFIPGCRPLQLEDVVDPMLCRSDQQYLEYLNMGIKIPMADGILLNTWEELEPATLEALRDDKLWGGISKAPIYPVGPMVTTPNRPIDSNKSEMFHWLDKQLSESVLYISFGSGGILTKEEMRELALGLELSQQRFIWVVRTPVVGKSCHGSFFTVGNDCNDERLAGYLPEGFLGWSNNMGLIISDWAPQVEILRHQSVGGFLSHYGWNSTLESITHGVPLIAWPLYAEQRMNATLLVEELKIAVRSKTLPSKEIVEREEIKLMVKRLMDDEEGHAMRARVKQLKLSGEKAWNHNGSSFKALAQLMR from the coding sequence ATGCTGGCTCTTGTTTTTGTTTCAGACATGGAAAGTAAATTGGAGACTCACGTAGTACTGTTATCAAGCCCTGGTTTAGGCCACCTTACTCCAGTCCTGGAGCTTGCAAAGCGCCTAGCCACTCTGTCTAATTCCAAGGTAACCATCTTCGTTGTTCCTTCACTATCAGCCGCAGAATCTCTGGTAATCCAATCGTTTATGAGCCTGAACCTATGTCGAATCATCCTTCTCCCACCACCCGATATTTCTCACCTTGTCCATGCTGATGCCGCGGTGGTTACTCGAATAGTTGTTATTATGCGTGAAATTAAACCAGCTTTTTCATCTGCTGTCTCTGCTTTGAGTGTCCCTCCAACACTTCTCATTGTTGATTTATTCGGATATGAAAGTATGGACATCGCCGATCAATTTAAGATTCCCAAGTTTGTTTACATCCCCTCGCATGCATGGTTTCTTGCTTTGACTTTATATCTTCCGGTTCTCGATGAGGTTGTCAAGGGAGAGTACGTTGATGAAAAGGATGCTTTGTTTATCCCCGGATGTAGGCCTCTTCAACTTGAAGATGTAGTAGATCCAATGTTATGTCGATCTGATCAACAATACTTGGAATATTTAAATATGGGGATTAAGATCCCAATGGCAGATGGGATTTTGCTTAACACATGGGAGGAGCTGGAACCAGCAACGCTTGAAGCTTTGAGAGATGATAAGCTCTGGGGTGGTATCAGCAAGGCTCCAATCTATCCAGTTGGGCCAATGGTAACAACGCCAAACAGACCAATTGACTCGAACAAAAGTGAAATGTTTCATTGGCTAGACAAGCAACTGAGTGAGTCTGTTTTGTACATATCATTTGGGAGTGGGGGGATATTGACAAAGGAGGAAATGAGAGAGCTGGCTTTGGGTTTAGAGCTAAGCCAACAAAGGTTCATTTGGGTGGTCCGAACACCAGTTGTTGGAAAATCCTGTCATGGGTCATTTTTCACCGTTGGAAATGACTGCAATGATGAAAGATTAGCAGGCTATTTGCCTGAAGGATTCTTGGGCTGGAGCAACAATATGGGACTGATAATCTCTGATTGGGCTCCACAGGTTGAAATTTTGAGGCATCAATCAGTTGGGGGATTTTTGTCGCACTATGGGTGGAATTCGACCTTAGAAAGTATCACCCATGGAGTACCCTTGATAGCTTGGCCCCTATATGCAGAACAGAGAATGAATGCTACTTTGTTGGTAGAAGAGCTGAAAATAGCAGTGCGATCCAAAACATTGCCATCAAAGGAAATTGTAGAAAGAGAGGAGATAAAGTTGATGGTGAAAAGGCTAATGGATGATGAAGAAGGGCATGCAATGAGAGCTAGAGTCAAACAACTCAAATTGAGTGGAGAAAAAGCTTGGAATCACAATGGTTCTTCTTTTAAAGCGTTAGCTCAATTAATGCGTTAA